The following proteins come from a genomic window of Novosphingobium sp. P6W:
- a CDS encoding HEPN domain-containing protein, whose protein sequence is MMLRTEMDHMPLPIRQELHHVASILFEAFSETTKGRLSEHYRAGRILALVLHGPYAECEWERVAPGAAYQLLVIVNYPRLARSERDWRVVRDRLRRAWEFGEITRPVRLMVESVERMNGALVEGVPYFVTIAERGIALYQMDGFCLRPPRRLEVRELSIRGIAEHLRWHRRGCAFLAGAGFYRDRGDAPLAALLLHQACEHFYQGVLWSTTLHGPRTHALDELREAAEYLDPRLSSAWPRETRFERRAFGCIRRAYVEARYGPSYRISAQELTWAFERIEILGQAAARACADHQASLVAASPAPLLPPPPNRELAPALVGVGRPCPALHRSRGMVRRPASPKFRWNRLIRIRRSWWRHSYTPWVDHIPYVVIGLCLFVAGAEAALWQTSFANSIPITRSEPADPSAVLDFDIRADTVLGAVMGIAERSGYRVKANEDIWVVRWTGAYRAKATTFDALADVLYGSGLCPAIQGDAITVRYCNQSHPPAVATVEHG, encoded by the coding sequence ATGATGTTGCGCACTGAGATGGACCATATGCCTTTGCCAATCCGGCAGGAGCTTCATCACGTCGCGTCGATACTGTTCGAGGCCTTCTCCGAGACGACCAAAGGCAGGCTGTCAGAGCACTACCGAGCCGGTCGTATTCTCGCCCTCGTCCTGCATGGCCCTTATGCCGAATGCGAGTGGGAGCGTGTCGCACCTGGTGCGGCCTACCAACTGCTGGTGATCGTCAATTATCCCCGGCTCGCGCGCAGCGAGCGCGACTGGAGGGTGGTGCGCGATCGGCTCCGGCGGGCATGGGAGTTTGGCGAAATCACCCGTCCGGTACGCTTGATGGTCGAGAGTGTCGAACGAATGAATGGCGCGCTCGTCGAAGGCGTCCCGTACTTTGTTACCATCGCCGAGCGGGGGATCGCACTCTATCAGATGGACGGATTTTGTTTGCGACCGCCGCGCCGCCTGGAAGTCCGGGAACTGAGTATTCGAGGTATCGCGGAACACCTGCGGTGGCATAGGCGCGGATGCGCTTTTCTAGCTGGCGCAGGCTTTTACCGCGATCGCGGCGATGCGCCTCTGGCGGCGCTATTGCTGCATCAGGCGTGTGAGCATTTCTATCAGGGCGTCCTTTGGTCGACCACGCTCCACGGGCCACGTACCCATGCTCTCGACGAACTGCGGGAGGCGGCCGAATATTTGGACCCGCGCCTGTCCTCTGCCTGGCCACGAGAAACCCGTTTTGAACGGCGCGCTTTTGGTTGCATCCGCCGTGCGTACGTCGAGGCTCGCTATGGACCTTCGTACCGTATCTCGGCGCAGGAGCTGACATGGGCATTTGAGCGAATAGAGATTTTGGGACAAGCGGCGGCCAGAGCCTGTGCGGATCATCAAGCTTCACTTGTCGCAGCCTCGCCAGCCCCCTTGCTGCCCCCACCCCCAAATCGGGAGCTGGCGCCAGCGCTTGTTGGCGTGGGGCGCCCCTGCCCGGCATTGCATAGGTCAAGAGGGATGGTGCGCCGGCCCGCGTCACCAAAGTTTCGCTGGAATCGCCTGATCCGCATTCGTCGTTCGTGGTGGCGACATAGCTATACCCCGTGGGTTGATCATATCCCCTACGTGGTCATCGGACTGTGTCTTTTCGTAGCCGGTGCCGAGGCTGCATTATGGCAGACAAGCTTTGCCAATTCTATTCCCATTACCCGTTCCGAACCGGCTGATCCATCCGCCGTGTTGGACTTTGACATTCGCGCCGATACCGTGCTCGGGGCGGTCATGGGCATTGCCGAACGCTCGGGCTACCGGGTCAAGGCGAATGAGGACATTTGGGTGGTGCGCTGGACAGGGGCGTACCGAGCCAAGGCAACCACCTTTGATGCTCTAGCGGATGTTCTTTACGGCTCTGGCCTGTGTCCAGCGATCCAGGGAGACGCGATCACCGTGCGCTACTGCAACCAGAGCCACCCGCCCGCAGTCGCCACGGTCGAACATGGTTGA